The proteins below are encoded in one region of Enhydrobacter sp.:
- a CDS encoding GntR family transcriptional regulator: MTRIVVDRALGAPLHHQIYLVLADGISTGRYGAGEALPTEEELTRLFSVSRITVRRAMSSLQEAGLIERGAGRRTVVRRRIGQTMRMPMTSVIENIVAYGAETVAKVVEFGYGPAPRFARERLWDSTDRPVQRAVRVRSQNGTPVMHLTSYVPEAIGRTFTAEELNHLPLYELLARAGAQIVGAQQLVSAALAEPLVASRLGVKVGAALIDLRSLMIDQKDRAVEYVEMLAVPEHLKLRYEMRPDQIGPPPRPSPVQKRKR; encoded by the coding sequence ATGACGAGGATCGTGGTCGACCGCGCGCTTGGCGCTCCGCTGCATCACCAGATCTATCTCGTGCTTGCGGACGGCATCTCGACCGGCCGCTACGGCGCGGGCGAGGCGTTGCCGACCGAAGAGGAGCTGACGCGCCTGTTCAGCGTCTCGCGCATCACGGTCCGTCGCGCGATGTCGAGCCTGCAGGAGGCCGGATTGATCGAGCGGGGCGCCGGCCGTCGCACCGTGGTCCGGCGACGGATCGGTCAGACTATGCGCATGCCCATGACGTCGGTGATCGAGAACATCGTGGCCTACGGAGCGGAAACCGTCGCCAAGGTCGTGGAGTTCGGCTACGGACCGGCGCCGCGTTTCGCGCGCGAGCGGCTATGGGACAGCACGGACAGGCCGGTGCAGCGAGCCGTGCGCGTCCGGTCGCAGAACGGGACGCCGGTCATGCATCTCACCAGTTACGTCCCCGAGGCGATCGGTCGGACCTTCACGGCCGAGGAATTGAACCATCTTCCGCTCTATGAGCTGCTGGCGCGGGCGGGCGCGCAGATCGTCGGGGCGCAGCAGCTCGTGTCGGCGGCGCTGGCGGAGCCGCTGGTGGCGTCGCGGCTGGGCGTCAAGGTGGGGGCCGCGTTGATCGATCTGCGCAGCCTGATGATCGATCAGAAGGATCGCGCTGTGGAGTATGTGGAGATGCTGGCCGTGCCGGAACATCTGAAGCTCCGTTACGAGATGCGTCCCGACCAGATCGGTCCACCACCACGCCCGTCGCCGGTTCAAAAGAGAAAACGTTGA
- a CDS encoding DUF808 domain-containing protein: MASGLAALLDDVAAIAKLAAASLDDVTSAAGKASAKAAGVVVDDAAVTPAYAVGFSPARELPIVWKIALGSLRNKFFILLPCALLLSAFAPWAITPLLMLGGAYLCFEATEKVLEALGKHEDAPHPAELALGSADLERRKVSGAIRTDLILSAEITAIALANVSDRPLVIQAAALALVGFLLTVGVYGVVAVIVKMDDIGLHLAQRRAPLLRRVGVGLVRAMPSALGILAAVGTAAMLWVGGGIIVHGLHEFQWDTVPHLVEAAGRWAGAAPLVGSVAGWLADAFCSAALGLAVGALLVAGLHLGRGATR, encoded by the coding sequence ATGGCTTCCGGACTCGCAGCGCTCCTCGACGACGTGGCCGCCATCGCGAAGCTCGCCGCCGCATCCCTGGACGATGTCACCAGCGCCGCCGGCAAGGCGAGCGCGAAGGCCGCCGGGGTCGTGGTGGACGATGCGGCGGTGACGCCCGCCTATGCGGTCGGCTTCAGCCCCGCTCGCGAACTGCCGATCGTGTGGAAGATCGCGCTGGGCTCGCTCCGGAACAAGTTCTTCATCCTCCTTCCCTGCGCCCTCCTGCTGAGTGCGTTCGCCCCCTGGGCAATAACGCCTTTGTTGATGCTGGGCGGGGCTTATCTCTGCTTCGAAGCCACCGAGAAGGTGCTCGAGGCCCTTGGCAAGCACGAGGATGCCCCGCACCCTGCCGAACTGGCGCTGGGTTCTGCCGATCTCGAACGCCGGAAGGTGTCCGGCGCGATCCGGACAGATCTCATCCTGTCCGCGGAGATCACGGCCATCGCGCTTGCAAACGTATCCGACCGACCGCTGGTGATCCAGGCGGCCGCTCTGGCCCTCGTGGGATTCCTGCTGACGGTCGGCGTCTATGGCGTCGTGGCCGTGATCGTGAAGATGGACGACATCGGACTCCACCTTGCACAACGCCGCGCGCCCCTCCTTCGCCGCGTCGGCGTCGGACTGGTGCGGGCCATGCCGTCCGCGCTGGGCATTTTGGCGGCCGTGGGCACCGCGGCCATGCTCTGGGTGGGCGGTGGAATCATCGTCCACGGACTGCACGAGTTCCAGTGGGACACCGTTCCCCATTTGGTGGAGGCTGCCGGTCGCTGGGCGGGAGCGGCACCGCTCGTCGGCTCCGTTGCCGGATGGCTCGCCGATGCCTTCTGCTCGGCGGCGCTCGGGCTGGCCGTCGGCGCGTTGCTGGTCGCGGGACTTCACCTCGGCCGTGGGGCGACGCGCTAA
- a CDS encoding isocitrate lyase/PEP mutase family protein, which yields MSNAAKFRTLLAARKMVVAPGAIDCVTGRAIAQAGFSAAYMTGAGTSATLGYPDYGLVTMTEMVANASRIVNSIDIPLISDSDTGYGNELNVFRTVQEFERAGVAAIHIEDQVFPKKCGHLDNKELVSREDFVAKIRAASAARRSNDFCIIARTDSRAVAGLDEAVERANAALANGADVAFVEAPQTLAEIEAVPRRVKGPCLLNVVRGGKTPEIELETAERMGYAIAIVPGLLLGGIIQTCDRLLADLKNGKFPPVTGSPGKTFARFGAAEWDERRTAFRDRVKAAAE from the coding sequence ATGTCAAACGCTGCCAAGTTTCGCACCCTGCTTGCCGCTCGGAAGATGGTCGTCGCGCCCGGCGCCATCGATTGCGTGACCGGCCGTGCCATCGCGCAGGCCGGCTTCTCCGCCGCATACATGACCGGCGCCGGCACCTCGGCCACGCTGGGTTATCCCGACTACGGTCTTGTGACGATGACCGAGATGGTGGCCAATGCCAGCCGCATCGTGAACTCGATCGATATTCCGCTGATCAGCGACAGCGACACGGGCTACGGCAACGAGCTGAATGTGTTTCGGACGGTCCAGGAGTTCGAGCGGGCCGGCGTCGCGGCTATCCATATCGAGGATCAGGTATTTCCCAAGAAGTGCGGCCATCTCGACAACAAGGAGCTGGTGAGCCGCGAAGATTTCGTCGCCAAGATTCGCGCCGCGTCGGCTGCCCGGCGATCGAACGACTTCTGCATCATTGCCCGCACGGACTCGCGCGCGGTCGCGGGGCTGGACGAAGCCGTCGAACGCGCCAATGCCGCGCTCGCCAATGGCGCGGACGTGGCCTTCGTCGAGGCGCCCCAGACCCTGGCCGAGATCGAGGCGGTGCCGAGGCGGGTGAAGGGGCCTTGTCTGCTAAATGTCGTGCGCGGCGGGAAGACGCCGGAAATCGAGCTCGAGACGGCAGAGCGCATGGGCTACGCGATCGCGATCGTTCCGGGTCTGTTGCTGGGCGGCATCATCCAGACCTGCGATCGCCTGCTGGCCGACCTGAAGAACGGCAAGTTTCCACCGGTGACCGGCTCACCCGGCAAGACCTTCGCCCGCTTCGGCGCCGCGGAATGGGACGAGCGCCGCACCGCCTTCCGTGATCGGGTAAAGGCAGCCGCGGAGTGA
- a CDS encoding glycosyltransferase family 2 protein yields MASIVVTAYNYERFIDSCLRSVASQTYSKFECIVVDDASTDRTGDCINRTLKAFGDERFRYIRNPVNVGQLASQATALQYCRGAFVVFLDADDMLAPAFLERHIFAQVSGRYPTGLSVSDQFTIDEDGAIHSGTRLNRDALADVKTAKMLEISAGQHAPALNAMFLPWKDAATHTSYCWFWQSQSALVFRRSVLDLIMPAPDDCGGFRICADAYLARFAHLLSNSLILLEPLGCYRQHSANNFSGPSFMSIDQQGGDMKVHPPHSAYVDLVRATIKKRQKLFDARVGDYQLAQILAAVGDHSDETSILVRKGWRLSRSRQ; encoded by the coding sequence TTGGCGTCCATCGTCGTCACCGCCTACAACTACGAACGGTTCATCGATTCCTGCCTGCGGTCGGTGGCATCCCAGACCTACAGCAAGTTCGAATGCATTGTCGTGGACGACGCTTCGACCGACAGGACGGGCGACTGCATCAACCGCACGCTCAAGGCTTTTGGCGACGAGCGTTTCCGGTACATCCGCAATCCGGTCAATGTCGGGCAGCTCGCCAGCCAGGCGACGGCTTTGCAGTATTGTCGCGGGGCCTTCGTCGTCTTCCTGGACGCCGACGATATGCTGGCGCCGGCTTTCCTCGAACGACATATTTTCGCCCAGGTGAGCGGCCGCTATCCGACCGGTCTTTCGGTCTCCGACCAGTTCACGATCGACGAGGATGGCGCGATCCATTCGGGCACCCGCCTCAATCGCGATGCGCTTGCCGACGTGAAGACGGCGAAGATGCTGGAAATCTCGGCGGGCCAGCATGCGCCGGCGCTGAATGCGATGTTCTTGCCGTGGAAGGATGCGGCAACGCACACTTCCTACTGCTGGTTCTGGCAAAGCCAAAGTGCGCTGGTTTTTCGTCGCTCCGTGCTCGATCTCATCATGCCGGCGCCCGACGACTGCGGCGGCTTCAGGATATGCGCCGATGCCTATCTGGCCCGGTTTGCGCATCTTCTTTCGAATTCGCTGATCCTGCTCGAGCCGTTGGGCTGCTATCGACAGCATTCGGCCAACAATTTCTCCGGGCCTTCCTTCATGTCGATCGATCAGCAGGGCGGCGACATGAAAGTGCATCCGCCGCATTCGGCCTATGTCGACCTCGTTCGGGCGACGATCAAGAAGCGGCAGAAGCTCTTCGACGCCCGGGTCGGCGACTACCAGCTCGCGCAAATTCTGGCCGCGGTCGGCGATCACTCCGATGAAACCTCGATCCTGGTGCGGAAGGGCTGGCGGCTTTCCCGGTCCCGGCAGTAG
- a CDS encoding HlyD family efflux transporter periplasmic adaptor subunit, producing MTATQAPIHAARRRQFKWGAGLMAALCAVAALGLWVVTSQQSSGAPGSPGPAELLTSRGYTDAPMGTAVIGGNPWAGGTVLAELRVKENQKVKKGEIIAVLSNYPLADIAVRTAEGELEKAERVRESMTTGYRASLVEMQEMAVKAMAEQVKLKALELARTNGPPDVKQLQLDMSKTALERQKARLQVMKESLASSLAQTDADLKILRASLENARTRREQALVRSPLDGVVVQVYARPGERIGQYGIVKIVDMSRLRVIADVDEQHMDRAHVGAKVDVTFRGSADTYPGKISRVVPVVKRMQRIEPDGGSTTDAPVVQVEVELDNPSTMPQVLGREAKVTFL from the coding sequence TTGACAGCAACGCAGGCGCCCATCCACGCGGCGCGAAGGCGGCAGTTCAAATGGGGGGCGGGCCTCATGGCCGCGCTCTGTGCCGTTGCGGCCCTCGGGCTGTGGGTCGTCACGAGCCAGCAGTCCAGTGGGGCGCCGGGCAGTCCGGGCCCGGCCGAGTTGCTGACATCGCGCGGGTACACGGACGCCCCGATGGGCACGGCTGTGATCGGCGGCAACCCCTGGGCCGGCGGCACGGTCCTTGCGGAATTGCGGGTCAAGGAGAACCAGAAGGTCAAGAAGGGCGAGATCATCGCCGTCCTGTCGAACTATCCTCTCGCCGACATCGCCGTCCGCACGGCCGAAGGCGAGCTGGAGAAGGCCGAACGTGTGCGCGAGTCGATGACGACCGGCTATCGTGCCTCCCTGGTGGAGATGCAGGAGATGGCCGTGAAGGCGATGGCCGAACAGGTGAAGCTGAAGGCGCTCGAGCTGGCGCGAACCAACGGCCCGCCCGACGTGAAGCAGCTCCAGCTCGACATGTCGAAGACGGCTCTGGAACGCCAGAAGGCGAGGCTGCAGGTGATGAAGGAGAGCCTCGCGAGCAGCCTCGCCCAGACCGATGCCGATCTCAAGATCCTGAGGGCGAGCCTGGAAAATGCACGAACGCGGCGCGAGCAGGCGCTGGTCCGCTCACCGCTCGACGGCGTCGTGGTGCAGGTCTATGCCCGGCCGGGCGAGCGCATCGGCCAGTACGGCATCGTCAAGATCGTCGATATGAGCCGGCTCCGGGTGATCGCCGACGTCGACGAGCAGCACATGGACCGCGCCCATGTCGGCGCCAAGGTCGACGTGACCTTTCGCGGCAGCGCCGACACCTATCCCGGCAAGATCTCGCGGGTGGTGCCCGTCGTGAAGCGCATGCAGCGCATCGAGCCGGATGGCGGCTCGACCACCGACGCGCCGGTGGTCCAGGTGGAGGTCGAGCTCGACAATCCGTCGACCATGCCCCAGGTCCTGGGCCGGGAGGCGAAGGTCACATTTCTCTGA
- a CDS encoding ABC transporter permease subunit — translation MIALRAVRDPVLVVVALIALWQVLHQIAGDAAVTAPAPTLAYLWEMIGQARFVPHLRETAVAFAQALAIACAGGVLIGVVLGGHRLSGEVAEPILVGLYSIPKITLYPVILLLFGLGMSAKVAFGALHGIIPVVLFTMNAVRNVNRTYLRTGRAMRLTPAQTGWHILVPAALPEIFSGLRIGFSLTLLGTMLGELFASQRGLGFLLMTAIDLNDVKTILAIAVLISIFAVVCNALLLAIDKHLHRGSAIERSGGR, via the coding sequence ATGATCGCCCTGCGTGCCGTTCGCGATCCGGTTCTGGTCGTGGTTGCCCTGATCGCCTTGTGGCAGGTGCTGCACCAGATCGCGGGCGATGCGGCCGTGACCGCCCCGGCTCCGACGCTCGCCTACCTGTGGGAGATGATCGGCCAGGCGCGCTTCGTGCCGCATCTTCGGGAGACGGCTGTCGCCTTTGCCCAGGCTCTGGCCATCGCCTGTGCGGGCGGCGTCCTGATCGGTGTGGTGCTGGGTGGACACCGATTGTCCGGAGAGGTTGCCGAACCAATCCTGGTCGGGCTGTATTCCATCCCCAAGATCACGCTCTATCCCGTGATCCTGCTGCTGTTCGGGCTGGGAATGTCGGCCAAGGTGGCGTTCGGTGCCCTGCACGGCATCATTCCGGTTGTGCTGTTCACGATGAATGCCGTGCGCAATGTCAATCGGACCTACCTGCGCACGGGCCGCGCCATGCGGCTCACGCCGGCGCAGACCGGCTGGCATATCCTCGTCCCGGCGGCGCTGCCCGAGATCTTCTCCGGTCTGCGCATCGGCTTCTCGCTCACCTTGCTGGGGACGATGCTGGGCGAGCTGTTTGCCTCCCAGCGCGGGCTCGGTTTCCTGCTGATGACCGCGATCGACCTGAATGACGTGAAGACGATCCTGGCCATCGCCGTCCTCATTTCGATCTTCGCTGTCGTTTGCAATGCGCTTCTGCTTGCCATCGACAAGCACCTGCATCGTGGGTCGGCCATCGAGCGTTCGGGCGGAAGATGA
- a CDS encoding glycosyltransferase: protein MSSAERLGSFGNPYGPKPVHRVPVAPPVGIVIANYNNADFVKDAMASAARQTVRDIQVVVVDDASTDDSDAIIRRYLTDLGDERFRYIQLASNLGQTGAIRRGLAELDTPLVCFLDADDILHEEFVARHVAAHMNADFPVALTFCDSHIVDVSGHLAAGTAWWFDYSYEPRDRPIDPSHIPTIEPKTGKLTYPSNKSTTLLGQWSIDAATNSMTGMMIRRSFVDLVLTPSDDDLRFGLDFYLSTFAWLLTGVIAIHEPLYDYRMHGRNQYSNGAILGGTYNSSTRSWKPIRDSVLQLIETVLRQKAGTLRAAFGDFHYSQAEATLQKALHPESSISLKRLLAAVGDRVSRLAGSRMPKDPSDRSGG from the coding sequence TTGTCGTCTGCCGAGCGTTTGGGTTCTTTTGGCAATCCATACGGTCCGAAGCCGGTGCATCGAGTGCCTGTCGCTCCTCCTGTCGGAATAGTCATCGCCAACTACAACAACGCGGATTTCGTCAAGGACGCGATGGCCTCCGCGGCCCGTCAGACGGTTCGCGACATCCAGGTCGTCGTCGTTGACGATGCATCTACCGACGACTCCGATGCGATCATCCGCCGGTATCTTACCGATCTCGGCGACGAAAGGTTCCGCTACATCCAGCTCGCTTCCAATCTCGGACAGACGGGTGCCATCCGGCGTGGTCTCGCCGAGCTGGATACGCCGCTGGTATGCTTCCTGGACGCCGACGACATCCTGCACGAGGAGTTCGTCGCCCGACATGTGGCAGCCCACATGAACGCCGACTTCCCGGTCGCCCTGACGTTCTGCGATTCGCACATCGTCGATGTTTCCGGGCATCTCGCCGCCGGAACGGCCTGGTGGTTCGACTACAGCTACGAGCCCCGGGACAGACCCATCGATCCTTCGCACATTCCGACGATCGAGCCCAAGACAGGCAAGTTGACCTATCCGAGCAACAAGTCGACGACCCTGCTGGGCCAATGGTCGATCGACGCCGCCACCAACAGCATGACGGGCATGATGATCCGTCGCAGTTTCGTCGATCTCGTCCTGACACCGTCCGACGACGATCTTCGCTTCGGTCTCGACTTCTATCTCTCCACCTTCGCGTGGCTTCTGACGGGCGTGATCGCGATCCATGAACCGTTGTACGACTACCGCATGCACGGAAGGAACCAGTACTCCAACGGAGCCATACTCGGCGGAACGTACAACTCGTCGACGAGATCCTGGAAGCCGATCCGCGATTCCGTCCTGCAATTGATCGAGACGGTTCTTCGTCAAAAAGCCGGGACGCTGCGCGCCGCCTTCGGGGATTTTCACTATTCGCAGGCCGAGGCGACGTTGCAGAAGGCGCTCCACCCCGAAAGCTCGATCTCGCTGAAACGGCTGCTGGCTGCCGTTGGCGACAGAGTCTCGCGGCTGGCCGGTTCGAGAATGCCGAAAGACCCGTCCGATCGTTCGGGCGGATAG
- a CDS encoding AI-2E family transporter: MTLLRAALWAVVIAATMYLLVAGRGLLLPFVLAVALWYMVDAMADAIERPRLGRLHVPRPLALVIAVLIMGGIVSVIGQTIGHNITAVADAAPAYEGRLQNLLDQAMRWVGMEQAPTLAELLDRLSITETVGGVARAAATVVSVAGIVLIYTGFLFVEQVHFSRKLGLIFGARAQRARLRSVLEQIDRDIRIYLRIKTALAIVTSSLAYAVMRWVGVDFAGFWAVMVFFLYYIPTVGSILAIVAPALLTLVQFDHLTPFLIVLIVIGTIQIVTANVIEPAIMGRSLNLSPLVVIVSLMVWGTIWGVVGMFLCVPIMVVLLIVLAHFETTRPVAILLSADGRIPEPAHEPMDLKTD; encoded by the coding sequence ATGACCTTGCTGCGTGCCGCCCTGTGGGCCGTCGTGATCGCGGCCACGATGTATCTTCTGGTGGCCGGTCGCGGCCTCCTGCTGCCGTTCGTGCTGGCAGTGGCCCTCTGGTACATGGTCGATGCCATGGCCGACGCGATCGAACGGCCGCGGCTCGGCCGGCTCCACGTCCCGCGGCCGCTCGCCCTCGTGATCGCCGTCCTGATCATGGGCGGCATCGTGAGCGTGATCGGCCAGACGATCGGCCATAACATCACCGCCGTCGCCGATGCTGCGCCAGCCTACGAGGGCCGCCTGCAGAACCTGCTCGACCAGGCCATGCGATGGGTCGGCATGGAACAGGCCCCCACCCTTGCCGAGCTGCTCGACCGTCTGAGCATCACCGAAACCGTGGGTGGCGTGGCACGCGCCGCCGCCACGGTGGTGAGCGTGGCGGGCATCGTCCTGATCTACACCGGCTTCCTGTTCGTCGAGCAGGTCCACTTCAGCCGCAAGCTGGGACTGATCTTCGGTGCCCGCGCCCAGCGTGCGCGCCTGCGCTCGGTGCTGGAGCAGATCGACCGCGACATCCGCATCTACCTCCGCATCAAGACGGCGCTCGCCATCGTCACCTCCAGCCTCGCCTACGCCGTGATGCGCTGGGTCGGCGTGGACTTCGCCGGCTTCTGGGCGGTCATGGTGTTCTTCCTCTATTACATCCCGACCGTCGGCTCGATCCTCGCCATCGTCGCGCCGGCGCTGCTCACGCTGGTGCAGTTCGACCACCTGACGCCCTTCCTGATCGTGCTGATCGTGATCGGCACGATCCAGATCGTGACGGCGAACGTGATCGAGCCTGCGATCATGGGCCGCTCGCTCAACCTCTCGCCGCTTGTCGTGATCGTGTCGCTGATGGTGTGGGGCACGATCTGGGGGGTCGTCGGCATGTTCCTGTGCGTGCCGATCATGGTCGTGCTGCTGATCGTGCTAGCGCATTTCGAGACCACGCGTCCCGTCGCCATCCTCCTCTCGGCCGACGGCCGCATCCCCGAGCCCGCACACGAGCCCATGGACCTGAAGACGGACTGA
- a CDS encoding glycosyltransferase family A protein, whose amino-acid sequence MGSTGCRATLERRRAVFVGVARNCERHLDEVLKNLERLGALYERVSFVFVVSDSQDGTASILGRWLASGHRGRVVDAGNLEGHLPLRTQRLAHVRNICMEQISEGEEATYDHLIVVDLDDVLSAPISVNAFAKAARWLDGTSMRGGVFANGRPRYYDIWALRHDMWCPRDCWHQIWFRDPGQDERDLKAREVFARMIRIPLWFPPIGVLSAFGGIGIYKLRLATTARYVGLDEQGRETCEHVAFNAAVRQAGGRLYIFPALIAWSPSEHIDQLAALPRRLRLLVIWRRLVMTVRCWLAASSREATSLPSAPRSGMT is encoded by the coding sequence ATGGGGTCGACTGGCTGTCGCGCAACTCTGGAACGCCGCCGGGCCGTCTTTGTCGGTGTGGCCCGCAACTGCGAGCGGCACCTCGATGAAGTCCTGAAAAATCTCGAACGGCTGGGCGCGCTGTACGAGCGAGTCTCGTTTGTTTTCGTTGTCAGCGATTCGCAGGACGGCACGGCTTCCATTCTCGGAAGGTGGCTGGCAAGTGGACATCGCGGCCGGGTGGTCGACGCCGGCAATCTCGAAGGACATCTGCCGCTCCGGACTCAGCGGCTGGCCCATGTCCGCAATATCTGCATGGAGCAGATAAGCGAGGGTGAGGAGGCGACCTACGATCATCTGATCGTTGTCGATCTCGACGATGTCCTGTCCGCGCCAATTTCGGTAAACGCCTTCGCCAAGGCGGCGCGCTGGCTCGATGGCACTTCGATGCGGGGCGGCGTGTTTGCCAACGGAAGACCTCGCTACTACGACATCTGGGCATTGCGACACGACATGTGGTGCCCGCGTGATTGCTGGCATCAGATCTGGTTTCGCGACCCAGGCCAGGACGAGCGCGACCTGAAGGCTCGGGAAGTGTTCGCCCGCATGATCAGGATACCGCTCTGGTTTCCGCCGATCGGCGTCCTGTCCGCCTTTGGCGGCATTGGAATCTACAAGCTCAGGCTGGCCACGACCGCCCGCTATGTCGGCCTCGATGAGCAGGGGCGCGAAACCTGTGAGCATGTCGCCTTCAACGCGGCGGTGCGGCAAGCGGGAGGGCGGCTCTATATCTTTCCTGCATTGATCGCGTGGAGCCCCTCCGAACACATCGATCAGCTTGCCGCCCTCCCGCGACGATTGCGCCTCCTCGTCATCTGGCGACGGCTGGTGATGACGGTTCGTTGCTGGCTGGCTGCATCCAGCCGGGAAGCCACTTCGTTGCCCTCAGCCCCACGATCCGGAATGACGTAG